CGCCGCGAATCTGCAGGACGGTGGCCATGGCGGTGTAGGAGGTGCCGGAGGTGGACGGATGCGCGACCATGATCTGGCCCTTGAACTCAGGCTTCAACAGGTCATCCCATGATTCGGGCGCCTTGACGCCGGGATTCTTGGCTAACCAATCGGTGTTGGTGCAGAAGCCCAGGGTTCCCACGTAGATGCCCGCCCAGGTGTTATCGGCGTCCTTGTACTTCTTTTCATCGAGGAGGTTCTTGTAGTTTGGTGAGTTGTACGCTTCCAGCAAGCCCTCTTGTTTGGCAGCTACAAAGCTGTCAATGGGGCCACCCCACCAGATGTCGAACTGAGGGTTGTCCTTCTCTGCCCTGATGCGGGCCAATGACTCGCCGCTGGACATGCGGACATAGTTGACCGTGATGCCGTACTTAGCCTCGAACTCCTGCTTCATACCCTGGCACCATTCCTCCTGCGGGGTGCAGAGGACGTTGATCTCAGTATCCTTCTTGGCTGCGCCGGCACAGCCCGAAAGGGCCGCCATGATCACAACCAGCATGAGAAGGACAACAACAGAATAGCTACGAGAACGCATGGTCTTCCTCCTTGAAGATGGGACGGAGATGTGGTAAGGAACGAGAATTTCTCAACTGTCTGGTTTAACGGCCCACGGGGTGGCTATGTTCGGACACTTATTTAATTCTCGTTCCTAACTGCGCACAGCCGCAGTCATGAAAGGAATATAGCACACAGACGCCCAGGTGTCAAAGCACGGCGGCAAAATCCCAGGTTCGTGATTTGGGCTGAAGAATTTTGATCTTCGGTTTTGGGATTTGGACTTTTGGCCTTATAATCGGCCCTAGAACAACTGTTGCATACGGAGAGGACGTAACGATCTGTGCTTGCCGAGCTGACGATTCGTGACTTTGCCATTATTGACCAACTGCATCTGACCTTGGGGTCTGGTTTCAATGTGTTGACCGGTGAGACGGGCGCGGGGAAGTCCATCATCATTGACGCGATTGGCCTGCTGCTGGGAGACCGCGCGTCGCCCGATTTGGTGCGCGCCGGCCAGGAGAAAGCCCTGATCGAGGGCATCTTTGCCTTACCAGCCGCCCTGGCCGCGTCCCTGGAACCGCTGTTGCACGACAACGGCCTGGAAAGCGATGGCGGGGAGCTGAGCATGGCGCGCGAGATTCGCCGCGGCGGCCGCAGCATCAGCCGCATCAACGGATCAACGGTCAACACGGCCCTGCTGGCGGAGATTGGCGGCGCGCTGGTGGATATTCACGGGCAGAGCGAACATCTGTCGCTGATGAATATCAAGCACCATGTGGATCTGCTCGATCGCTACGTCAACCTGGAGGAGTCGCGCAGCGCGCTGGCGCGCGTGGTTCGTCAACTGAACGGGGCGCGCCGTGAGTTGGTGACCCTGCAGCACGATGCGCGCGAGCTGGCGCGACGGGTTGACCTGCTCACCTATCAGGTCAACGAAATCGGCGCCGCGCGGCTGGCGCCCGGCGAGGACAAGGCCCTGGAAATGGAACTCAGGCGCCTGTCCAATGCCGAACAGTTGCTCAAATTGACCCAGCAGGTCATCGGCGCCCTCGAAGATGGCGGCGACGAACAGCGCGCCGCGGTGGACATGCTGGGCCAGGCCAGCCATGCGCTGGGGCGCTTGATTCGCATTGACCCCACCCTTGAGGACTTGCAGCGCCAGTTGGGCGACCTGACCGAGCAGATCGTTGATATTGGCCGCGAGGTGCGTCACTACGGCGACGGCGTCGAATTCAATCCGGAGCGCCTGCAGCAGACCGAAGAGCGTCTGTCGCTCATCTATAACCTCAAACGCAAATATGGCGAGTCCATTGGCGACATCCTGATCTTCGGCGAGCGCGCGCAGGCGGAACTCAACGGCATCACCCATGCCGGCGAACGGATCGAAGATCTTCTGAAGGAAGAAAAGCGCCTCCTACGCGAGATCGGCGCCCTGGGCGTGCAGATGTCACAGGCGCGGCGTGCAGCCGGTGAGCGCCTGGCACGCGCGGTGGAGCAGGAACTGGCCGATCTGCGCATGGCACGCGCCAGCTTCGC
The window above is part of the Candidatus Amarolinea dominans genome. Proteins encoded here:
- a CDS encoding ABC transporter substrate-binding protein; translated protein: MRSRSYSVVVLLMLVVIMAALSGCAGAAKKDTEINVLCTPQEEWCQGMKQEFEAKYGITVNYVRMSSGESLARIRAEKDNPQFDIWWGGPIDSFVAAKQEGLLEAYNSPNYKNLLDEKKYKDADNTWAGIYVGTLGFCTNTDWLAKNPGVKAPESWDDLLKPEFKGQIMVAHPSTSGTSYTAMATVLQIRGEAPGWEYLKQYAGQMAQFTKSGAAPAKFVGQGEAAVGIVFSHDIVNEIDNNKLPLVLTFPKEGTGYEIGGMGILKGGKHMQAAKQWFDWALTAEAQALGPKYKAYQAPTVKGVALSHPELLQVNLIDYNFDWAGKNKKVFVDKFTNEIAGADQLK
- the recN gene encoding DNA repair protein RecN, with amino-acid sequence MLAELTIRDFAIIDQLHLTLGSGFNVLTGETGAGKSIIIDAIGLLLGDRASPDLVRAGQEKALIEGIFALPAALAASLEPLLHDNGLESDGGELSMAREIRRGGRSISRINGSTVNTALLAEIGGALVDIHGQSEHLSLMNIKHHVDLLDRYVNLEESRSALARVVRQLNGARRELVTLQHDARELARRVDLLTYQVNEIGAARLAPGEDKALEMELRRLSNAEQLLKLTQQVIGALEDGGDEQRAAVDMLGQASHALGRLIRIDPTLEDLQRQLGDLTEQIVDIGREVRHYGDGVEFNPERLQQTEERLSLIYNLKRKYGESIGDILIFGERAQAELNGITHAGERIEDLLKEEKRLLREIGALGVQMSQARRAAGERLARAVEQELADLRMARASFAVDIRWQESADGAPAPASAFPGATPAAGEEDKAPRRVSFDGTGLDRVEFLVSANPGEPLRPLARVASGGETARLMLALKTVLSHADETPTLIFDEIDVGIGGRVGAVVGQKLWSLNSNHQVLCVTHLPQLATFGDTHFSVAKDIHDGRTITSVRPLAGAARIEELAQMLGTPTDVGRENARALLADTERIKTTPPAAVDFTQRG